A genomic segment from Dethiosulfovibrio salsuginis encodes:
- a CDS encoding ABC transporter substrate-binding protein has translation MNNISKKMLTFALCAVVLFSSPSWASTVIKMGDFSWDSVQLHNRIAGYVLEHGLGFEVQYEFAESLPLLMGMARGDVDASTEIWSDNLKDAWTKMIDEGTAVDLGPTYPDANQGWYVPAYVIKGDPERGIEPMAPDLKSVYDLVKYKDLFAPKSGGEKGKGRFYNGPTGWVTYTINEVKLKAYGLDEHYENFSSGSSTALATAIFSAYRKGEPVLAYYWEPTPLMGMLDMIQLEEPPYEHKKWDEKTYDGAFPPSRVHVGIGTHLFKKAPQAVTILANYSSTLEQTNAALAYMESNKATLDETVVWFLREYPDQWRRWFPIANDPRIEKVEEALSKER, from the coding sequence ATGAATAATATTTCAAAGAAGATGCTAACCTTTGCCCTGTGTGCAGTGGTGCTTTTTTCGTCTCCATCATGGGCGTCCACCGTCATAAAGATGGGCGATTTCAGCTGGGACAGCGTTCAACTTCACAATCGTATAGCGGGCTACGTTCTAGAGCACGGCCTGGGTTTTGAGGTCCAATACGAGTTCGCAGAGAGCCTACCGTTGCTTATGGGTATGGCCAGAGGAGACGTCGACGCCAGCACCGAGATATGGTCCGACAATCTCAAAGACGCATGGACCAAGATGATAGACGAAGGTACCGCTGTCGACTTAGGCCCCACCTATCCAGACGCTAACCAGGGCTGGTACGTCCCCGCTTACGTAATCAAAGGAGACCCCGAAAGAGGGATAGAGCCGATGGCCCCGGACCTGAAATCGGTTTACGACCTGGTCAAATACAAAGATCTGTTCGCCCCCAAATCGGGGGGGGAAAAAGGTAAAGGCAGGTTTTACAACGGCCCAACCGGATGGGTCACCTACACGATCAACGAAGTGAAGCTCAAGGCCTACGGCCTGGACGAGCATTACGAGAACTTCAGCTCCGGCTCCTCCACCGCCTTGGCGACCGCTATTTTCTCCGCTTACAGAAAAGGAGAGCCTGTACTGGCCTACTACTGGGAACCTACCCCTCTAATGGGAATGCTCGACATGATCCAGCTGGAAGAGCCTCCCTATGAGCACAAAAAATGGGACGAAAAGACCTACGACGGTGCTTTTCCTCCATCCAGGGTTCACGTAGGGATAGGAACTCACCTGTTCAAAAAAGCCCCTCAAGCGGTCACCATATTGGCCAATTACTCCTCGACCCTTGAACAGACCAACGCCGCACTGGCCTATATGGAGAGCAACAAAGCGACCCTAGATGAGACGGTGGTCTGGTTTTTGAGAGAGTATCCCGATCAATGGCGTAGATGGTTCCCTATAGCCAACGATCCAAGGATCGAAAAGGTCGAGGAAGCCCTCTCTAAGGAGCGCTAG